Sequence from the Rhodococcus jostii RHA1 genome:
ATCGCACGCAGAGTGTCGAGGGCGGCGACGTTGCCGGATCCTTCCCACACCGACAGTAGGGGAGCCTCCCGGTACAGCCGCGGCATCCGCGATTCCTCCACGTACCCGTTGCCGCCCAGGCATTCCAGGGCCTCGGCGGCGTGGATCGGGCCGCGCTTGCAGACGAAGTACTTGCTGACCGCCAGCGAGATGCGACGCAGGGTGTTCGCGTGCTCGTCGCCGGCGGTCGCCCGGTCGGTGAGCGCGGCCAGCCACAGGGCGACGGTCGTGGCCGCCTCCGACTCGACGGCGAGGTCGGCGAGCACGTTCCGCATCAGCGGCTGATCCACCAGGTGGGCGCCGAATGCGCTGCGGTGCACGGCGTGGTGCGCGGCCTGCGCGGTGCCGACACGCATGCCGGTGGCGGTGCCGATGGTGCAGTCGAGCCGGGTCATGTTGACCATCTCGATGATCGTCGGAACGCCGCGGCCTTCCTCGCCGACCAGCCAGGCCACCGCCTCGTCGTACTCGACCTCGCTGCTGGCGTTGGAATGGTTGCCGAGCTTGTCCTTGAGGCGCTGCAGGTGCATCCGGTTGCGGGTGCCGTCCGGCAGCACCCGGGGGAGGAAGAAACACGACAGTCCGCCGGGGGCCTGCGCCAGCACGAGGAACACGTCGGACATCGGCGCCGACGTGAACCACTTGTGGCCGGTCAGGAGGTAGCTGCCGTCGGACTGCGGCACCGCGCGGGTGGTGCCTGCGCGGACGTCGGAGCCGCCCTGCTTCTCCGTCATCGACATCCCGGCGATCAGTCCGGCCTTGGTCAGCGGAGGGTGCAGCGCCGGATCGTAGACCCGGGCGGTGAGGGGCGGTTCGTACTGTTGCGCCAGCTCACGGTTGTGGCGCAGGGCGGGGACGACGGCATACGTCATGGAGATCGGGCAGCCGTGTCCGGCGTCGACCTGCCCCCACACGGCCATCTTCGCGGCCCGGACCAGGTGGGCGCGCGGGTGCGGGTCGGCCCAGGGTGCGCCGTGCAGGCCCATCTCGACGGCGGTGGTCATCAGCTGGTGATATGCGGGGTCGTACTCGACCTCGTCGATGCGGTTGCCGTAACGATCGTGGGTGCGCAGGACGGGAGGGTGCGCCTCGGCGAGATCACCCCAGCGCTGCGCGTCCTCGCTTCCGGCGAGGCGTCCGACGTCGTGCAGTTCCTCGAGCACGTCGTGGGCGCCCTCGCGTTGTAGCGCTTCGAGGATCGGTGGGTAATCGGCCGCGTCGAAGTTGACCAGTGGCGGCACCTGGTTGACGACCTCGTGTGTGGCACTCATGTCGGGCTCCCGAGGGATCGAAGGGTGAAGGTGAGCAGGGCGGGGATGATCGCGCCGTCGACGGCACCGCGGGCGAGTGGCAGAATCAGCGCCTCGCCGATGGCGCCGACGATGCAGGCAGCGGTCACCGACGCGTCCTGTTCCGGGATCTCCCCGGCCTCGACGGCGGCGGCGATCGCGACCGCGAGGGCGTCGCGGAAGGACTCGTGGAACAGGAGGCGCTCGGTGTCGACCTGCGGGTCGACGGGTTCGACGAGCAGCGCGTACGCCAGGGTGGGTGCGCGCAGCGCGCGTTCGGCGAACGTGCCGACGGAGGCGGATACCGCGGCGACGCACCGACCTTCGGCGCCGCGGGCGGCGTTGCCGGATTCGACGGCGGCGCTCACCTCGCGGCTGCAGACGATGCGGAAGACTTCCGCGAACAGTTCGCCCTTGTTCGCGAAGTGCCGGTAGACGGTGCCGGTGCCGACGCCCGCCTCGGCCGCGACCGCGGAGATCGAGCACCCCGCGTACCCGTGGCGGGCGATCAGCCCGATCGCGGAATCGATGAGGGTGGTGCGGAGAGCGTCCAGGCGTTCCTGGACGGCGGGTGTGCGCCGGTAGGCCATATTCAAGGAGTGAACACCCGTTCCGTTCTTCCGTCAAGGGTGCTAGCGTCGGCTACACCAGCGAGGAAAGGCGCACTCGATGACTTCCGACGTGGTACTCGTTCGCAAGGACGGCCCGGTCACGACGATCAGCCTGAACCGGCCCGAAGTCCGCAATGCCGTCGACCGGCCCACCGCCGAGGCGCTCGCCGACGCCTTCCGTGCATTCGACGCGGACGAGAACGCGTCGGTCGCGGTACTCCACGGCGAGGGCGGAACATTTTGCGCCGGAGCAGATCTCAAGGCGATCAGTTCGGGGACCGGGAACCGGGTGGCGCCCGACGGTGACGCACCCATGGGCATCTCCCGGATGCGGTTGTCCAAACCGGTGATCGCCGCGATCGACGGGCACGCGGTGGCAGGCGGGCTCGAACTGGCGCTGTGGGCCGATCTGCGGGTAGCCGGTGCGGACGCCGTCCTCGGAGTGTTCTGCCGACGCTGGGGCGTGCCACTCATCGACGGCGGAACCGTCCGCCTGCCGCGGCTCATCGGGGAAAGTCGCGCGATGGATCTCGTCCTCACAGGGCGGCCCGTCGACGCCGACGAAGCCCTGAGTATCGGGCTGATCAACCGGAAGGTCGCGGCGGGGGAGGCCCTCACCGCGGCCCGCCGGCTGGCCGCCGAGATCGCCGGCCTGCCCCAGGTGTGCCTGCGGCAGGATCGGTTGTCGCTGCTCGAGCAGGCGGGACTAACCGAGGATCAGGCCATGCTGAACGAATTCCGGCACGGCTCAATCTCTCTGGCCAACGGAACGGTGGAGGGTGCCGCACGCTTCGCCGCCGGGGCAGGCAGGCATGGGGATGCTGCGCCCGTGAGTACTTATTAACGGCGGGCGGTTAATAAGTACTCACGGGCGGCGGCAGCACCTCCGGTGGGCGGTGTGGTGTGCGTACCTGCTCGCGCTGGCCGTCACGATCTACACGCTGGGGCTCCCCACCGACCGCATCTACCAGGCGACGTGGATCGTCGCCGGCCTCGTCGCCTTCACGATCGATCGGCCGTGGCAGGACCATGTGCGCGTGGTGCGGGACTGGTTGCCACTCATCGCCGCTCTCGTGGTGTACGACCTCAGCCGGGGCGTCGCCCACGAACTCGGGATGCCGGTGCGGGCTGAGGAACTGGTGACCGTGGAGAGCTGGCTCTTCGGCGGCGCGATCCCCACGGTCTGGTTGCAGGACACCCTCCTACCCCCGACGGGCGAGCTGCCGTGGTGGACTCTGCTCACGGGAATCGTCTACACCAGCCACTTCATCGTTCCGTGGGTGGTCGCCGCCGTCTTCTACGTGTACTCGCGCGACCTGTGGTCGGAGTACATGCGGCGGGTGCTGTTGCTGTCGTATCTCGGTCTGGTCACCTACATCCTGCTGCCGTCCGTCCCGCCGTGGCTGGCCGCCGAGGAGGACGTGATCTCCGGCAGCGTGGGCCGCGTCGCCGGTTTCGGTTTCGGTGTGGTCCCCACGGATGTCAGTACTCGGTGGCTGGAGGCGCAGAGCAACCCGGTCGCCGCGCTGCCGTCCCTGCACGCGGCGTTCGCCCTGCTCGTGGCCGTCGCTCTCTGGCCGTTCGCGAAGAACGTGTGGTCGCGGACGCTGCTGGTCGTCTACCCGCTCGCCATGGCGTTCGTGTTGGTCTACGGCGGTGAGCATTACGTCGTGGACGTGCTGGCGGGGTGGGCGTACGTGGGCCTGGCGATCCTGCTGGCACGGGCGTGGGAGTCCCGCACGACGGCGTGGCCCGGCCGGGCCGTCACCGCCGGCCGCCCGCTACGTCGCTGGTGACCGACACCTCGTCGAGAATGGGCTGGAGGAAGGGCAGGATGCGACCGACGATCGCCTCGTTGTACGCGACCGGTTGCTGGTTCGGATTCGCGTGACCGGTCCCGTCGAGCTTCGCCACCAGCAGCGTGCCGTCGGTCCCGCCGGACTGCTCGACGAGGATCTTCTGCGTGTAATCGACGTCGACCACCGCGTCCTTCCACCCCGCTCGGGGACGCACGAAGACGATCCCGGGCCGCGGCTTGTCCTCCGTCTCCACCGCCAGCGACTTCAGGTTGTCGATCGCACCGGACGCGACGATGGTCTTGAACTGCGATTCGATCAGCCCGTTGCTCGCCACGTCCTCCGACAGGACCTTCTCGGTGAGGACCTCGTCGACGACGTCGCGGAACTCGTCGACGTCGACATGCGGATACCAGTCCGACTTCGTGTCGAGGAACCTGCTCTGCCGGGCCGCGGTCTCCACGAGCAGGCGCATCGTCCGGCTCTCCCGCGCGCCGGGCAGCCAGCCGATCCACCGCAGCATGTCCTCACCGCTGTCACGGCTCCCGGCCCGGACGGCGTGCAGGTCCACCGGGGTGCAGTCGAGCACCACCCCGATGAGGTTGGCGTCCGTGTCCTCGTAGATGTGCTGCGCGACCTCCAGCGCGACGACGCCGCCCATGCTGTGCCCGGACAGGACGATGTTGTCGATGCCCTCGTCGGCCGCGTGGGTGGCGATCAGTTCGCTGATCACCCTGGTGTCGATACCGCCGTTGTCGTATTGGACCGCCCATACGCGCCCGATCCGGTCGTACGAGGACAGGGTGCGGGCGGTGTCGGTGGCATCCTTGTTGCCCAGTCCGACCAGGTCGACGACGGCGGTGTCGTGGTCGGCGGGCGACTGCGCGTCGTACACCTCGTGGATCTGTGGCTGGGTCAGCGCGAGGCGCTCGCGTTCGGGTTGCACGTCGTGAACCCAGTACTGTCCGCCGGCCAGGAGCAGGGGGACGGTCCCGAGCGCGACCGCGGCGAGGAAGCGCCGGGTGCGACCGAATTTCTGCCATTGGTGACCGAGCCGTGTCGCGTGCAGACGCGCCTTGCGGCGATCGTTGCTCCAGTCGGCCACGGTGGACGGATGGCGTGTCATTCTCTCCGACATCCACTCCGATGGTACGCGCGGGAGCAGAGGGGCCCTGCTACGCGCGAACGAGCTGGGTGTACTCCACCCCGGTCAGCTCGACGGACTTCTCCCACAGGGCCGCCGCGAGTTTCGTGTTCCGCGCCCCACCGGTGCGCGGCGAGCGCGCCACCGGTCCCCGAACCCCGAACAGTTCGTTCGGGCCCAGGTAGTCGTCCGTGCGGACGTCGGGCATCGTCGCCGCGTACAGCTGTCCGAGCGCGCCGTCCTTCTCGTCGTTGCCGACCATCCGCAATCCGAGGTGGGTCACGGCGAGAGCCCCCGGGATCGGCGGGGCCATCGAGTCGAAGAGATTGGTGGCGGCGATGCCGGGGTGCGTCGCCACCGAGAGAAGCGGAAGACCCGCGGCTGCACTGCGCCTGGCCAATTCGCCACTGAACAGAAGGTTGGCGAGCTTCGACTGGTTGTACGCGCCCATCCGGGTGTACTTGCGGCGGTCGAAGTTCAGGTCGTCGAGCACGATCCGGCCGCGGCGGTGCGCGATGCTGGCGAGAGTCACGACACGCGGCGCGGGAGCGCCGAGGAGTGCCGGGAGGAGCTGTCCGGTGAGCGCGAAATGGCCGAAATGGTTTGTGCCGATCTGCAGTTCGAAACCGTCCGCCGTACGGCCGAAGGGAACGGCCATCAGTCCCGCGTTGTTGATCAGCACGTCGATTCGCGGTGCGACCCCGCAGGCGTGCTGCGCTGCGTCACGGACCGAGGCCAGGTCGGTGAGGTCCAGAGGAATCAGGTGGTGCTCGGCGTCGCTGCCCGCCTTGCGTATCCGGGTGAGCGCGGCGGCGCCGGTCTGCGGATTGCGGCACGCGAGCAGGACCGTCGCGCCCGCACCGGCGAGCGCCGTCGCGGCGTGGAGCCCGAGTCCGTTGTTCGCGCCGGTGACGAGGACAGTCCTGCCCCACTGGTCGGGGATGTCGCCGAACCCGAAGTGCCTGTTGTCGAGTGCTGTCATGAAGGAACCGTCTCCTCGGAGGTGCTGTCAGATGTCCAGGACGACGCGCTCGCCCTGGGTTCGTTCGACGCAGAGCAGCATCTGGCCGGAGGTCCGGCCCTCGTGCTCCACGCGGACGGCACAGGTGCCGCAGAACCCCTGTCGACAGGAGAAGGCGAGCCCGGGACGCACGTCGGAGATCGCGTCGAGCGCAGTCCGGTCGGCGGGAACGACGACCACCTCACCGGTGCGGGCGAGTTCGGCCTCGAACGGCCGGCCGTCGACGATCGGTGGGGGCGAGAACCGCTCGTAGTGGAATTCGGCACCAGGCGGCAGGGCGTCGTCGATCGCCTCGATCATCGGGATCGGTCCGCAGCAGTACACCGCGGAAGTATCGGTCACCGCGCCGAGCAGCTCTGCTGCGGTGGGGATTCCGCCGTCGTCGTCGGTGCGCACCGACACCCGGTCGCCGAACTCCGCGAGCTGGTCCAGGAAGGGTAGCGACTCGCGGTTACGGCCGGTGTAGGCCATCGACCAGTCGAGGTCGAGGCGATGGGCAAGGCGCACCATCGGGAGGATGGGGGTGATCCCGATTCCGCCGGCGACGAAATGCAGGCCGTCGGCAGTCGATCCGTGTCCGGGCAATGCCAGGGGGAACGCGTTGTACGGGCCGCGGACCTTCACCGAGGCTCCGGGGTGCAGGGTGTCGTGGACCTCGAGTGAGCCTCCGCCGCCGTCGGGAAGGCGCCGCACCGCAATGGTGTACGCGCGACTGTCTGCGGGGTCGCCGCACAGGGAGTACTGACGGCGCCGCCCGGACGGCAGCTCGAGGTCGAGATGCGCGCCCGGCCGCCACCGGTCGAGTTCGCCGCCGTTGGGCGCGGCCAGCGTGAGGCTCACGACGTTCTCGTCGTGCGCCACCACTCTGCGCTCACACACCAGCATTCGCCGGCTACCGTCGCTGACCGGTGGGGTGAGGTCGGTGCGGTAGAGGAAGCGCAACGACCGCATGTACGCGGTGGTGACACCGGCGACGGCACGCAGCAGCGGGTCGCGTTGCCGCTTCCCCCACAGATCACCCGGTACGGAGGTCGGTGCCGGATACGTCGGAGTCACTACGCCGCCGCCCTCGCGGCAGGCGACTTGGCCAGGTAGGCGATCGCCTGCGCCGTGTCGCCCTCGGCCTGCGGCGAGTACCGGGGGTTCAGGTATCGGAGCGCACCCCGGAACAGGCTCGACAGCCCGGGCAGGGAACCCCGGCGCATCGCCGCGAACAGCCCGATCCACAGCGAGAAGTAGCCGCGGTCGCGCATGGTCGGGTCGGCGTGCACGATGAACTTCAGCCCGCGCGTCATCACCACGAGAAACGCGAGATACGACACCAGCATCGCGAGGTTGCGGCGGAAGTACCCCACCCCGAAGTGCATGGCGACGTCGTGAGCGACTGCGATGCTCGACCTCCTCCGCGCCGTGCCAGCGGTACAGGTCGGTCATGCTCGGGTCGGCGTCGAAGTCCTCGAGGCGCGCGTTCAGGATCCAGTCACCCAGGAATGCCGTCATGTGCTCGATCGCACCGATGAACGCGAGCCGTTCGACGAGTTGCTGACGCTGCGCGCGGGCGCTGCCCATCTCCCTGCGGCCCAGCACCTTCCGCATGAGGAATTCCGACTGCAGCACGAACGGCCGCGGATCCACGTCGTGTGCGTCCAGGAACTCGTACAGCACCACGTTGTGGGTCTCGGCGTGCATCGCTTCCTGCCCGATGAACCCGCGGACGTCGGCGCGGAGCCGGTCGTCGTTGATCAGGGGGAGCGCCTCGGTGAACGTGGCGCAGAACCACCGCTCCCCCTCGGGGAGGATCAGGTTGATCGCGCTGAGCGTGTGGGAGGCGATCGGTTCGCCGGGAATCCAGTGCAGCGGGGTCCGGGACCAGTCGAACTTCACGTTGCGTGCCTGCAGGGTCACGTCACCGGGGTCGACGTCGATCGCGTCGACCTTCTTTCCGTTCCGCAGTGCCATCAGTGATCTCCTCGAAGTCGGCTTCGGGCGAGGGTTGCCGTTCGGCCGCGTTGCCGCTGGTACCGCGAGACACGATGAGCGTTACCCGCGGTTACGTTTTGTGCGAGTCGAGTGTCACACCGGCGAACTTCGGTGTCAACCACTACTGCCGTTGTCGGAACACGGTCCCGTACCCTGGGTATCGGCACGCGGTCCAACGAGTATTCGGAGTCCAGGCGAAGTGGCAGAAACAGACACCCCGCGGTCGTGGGACCGGCGGGCACGCGCCCGTGAAGAGTTCATCGACGCCGCCTACCGGGTGATCGACACGCACGGCCCACGCCCGAGCATGAACGACATCGCCAAGGAAGCGGGGGCCACGAAGCCCCGGCTGTACCGGCACTTCGCAGACAAGGCCGACCTCTACAAGGCGATCGCCGACCGCACCACCCACGACGTCTACAAGCTGGTGGCGCCCAAGTTCAACTTCCTGCTCACCACACCGCACGAGGCGCTGAACCATGCCATCACCGGCTACGCAGAGGTGGTCGCCGAGCACCCGAACGTCTTCCGCTTCCTGGCGGACGGGGAGCTGAAACAGGACGGCGCGGGATCCGCCCTGTCCCTCGACGTCGAGCGCGACCTCACCGACCGGCTGGCCGGCGTCGCGTCGACGATCTTCGAGTCCGTGTCCGCCGAAGTCTCCGACGTCCGGTTCACCGCCCGCGCCGCAGTCGGGATCATGGTCTCGACCACCGACCTCTGGCTCGAGTCGTCGAAGGGTTCCGCGAAACCGGACACCGAGTACTTCGTCGGCCAGGTGGCGCCCCTCGTGTGGGGCGTGCTCGACGCGTTCCTCCGTCGCAACGGGATCGAACTCGACCCCACCGAACCGCTCTACCTCGCGCTCGCCCGCATCAACGCCCCGTGAGTACTCGTCAACCGCGGGTGGGTGACAAGTACTCACGGCGGAAGCGGCTGGACTCCGGGCAGAGGGCGGCGACCGGTGCGACGTCGGTCGCGTAGTCGACGTCGCGGAGCGTCGGCAGCGACAGCACCTCGGCGCCCGCCGCGAGGAGGGCCTCCCGGGTGAGGCGTCCGGTGTCCGGACCCGACGTGGGAACCGATCCGATCGCCTCCGTCGCCACGGCGTCGGGCACTCCGAGGATCCACCACCCGCCGTCCTCCGCGAGTCCGAGGACGCATCGGCCCTTCCGCTCGGTGAGCAGGTCCGCCGATTCCGCGAGCAGGCCCGCCGTCACCTGCGGTGTGTCCATCCCGATCTGGAGTATCGGCAGGCCGAACGTGTCGAACGTGTCGGCGTGGGCGTTCACCAATCGCTCCGCGAAATTCTCACCCCGCTGCGGAAGCACCGTGAAACAGTCCAGCGCCGAGGCGATGTCGGTGCCCCGGACCGCCCGGCCGAGGTCACCGGTCATCGCCACCACCCGCTGCGCGACGCGGGCACCGGTGACGGCGTCCAGGGTGTCCAGCAGCGAGGCGGCAGCGAGGTCGGCGGCCCGGGCGTCGCCGACGTCCCGCGCGAGCCGGGTCTTCGCGAACCCGGGCA
This genomic interval carries:
- a CDS encoding acyl-CoA dehydrogenase family protein, with product MSATHEVVNQVPPLVNFDAADYPPILEALQREGAHDVLEELHDVGRLAGSEDAQRWGDLAEAHPPVLRTHDRYGNRIDEVEYDPAYHQLMTTAVEMGLHGAPWADPHPRAHLVRAAKMAVWGQVDAGHGCPISMTYAVVPALRHNRELAQQYEPPLTARVYDPALHPPLTKAGLIAGMSMTEKQGGSDVRAGTTRAVPQSDGSYLLTGHKWFTSAPMSDVFLVLAQAPGGLSCFFLPRVLPDGTRNRMHLQRLKDKLGNHSNASSEVEYDEAVAWLVGEEGRGVPTIIEMVNMTRLDCTIGTATGMRVGTAQAAHHAVHRSAFGAHLVDQPLMRNVLADLAVESEAATTVALWLAALTDRATAGDEHANTLRRISLAVSKYFVCKRGPIHAAEALECLGGNGYVEESRMPRLYREAPLLSVWEGSGNVAALDTLRAMAKQPETLQVFFDELDSTAGADARLDAAVADLKASFGDRDTLEHRARRVVGDMALALQGSLLIRHGHPAVADAFCVSRLSGDWGTVFGTLPTGVDTAAIIDRATPKVGS
- a CDS encoding TetR/AcrR family transcriptional regulator — encoded protein: MAYRRTPAVQERLDALRTTLIDSAIGLIARHGYAGCSISAVAAEAGVGTGTVYRHFANKGELFAEVFRIVCSREVSAAVESGNAARGAEGRCVAAVSASVGTFAERALRAPTLAYALLVEPVDPQVDTERLLFHESFRDALAVAIAAAVEAGEIPEQDASVTAACIVGAIGEALILPLARGAVDGAIIPALLTFTLRSLGSPT
- a CDS encoding crotonase/enoyl-CoA hydratase family protein; the protein is MTSDVVLVRKDGPVTTISLNRPEVRNAVDRPTAEALADAFRAFDADENASVAVLHGEGGTFCAGADLKAISSGTGNRVAPDGDAPMGISRMRLSKPVIAAIDGHAVAGGLELALWADLRVAGADAVLGVFCRRWGVPLIDGGTVRLPRLIGESRAMDLVLTGRPVDADEALSIGLINRKVAAGEALTAARRLAAEIAGLPQVCLRQDRLSLLEQAGLTEDQAMLNEFRHGSISLANGTVEGAARFAAGAGRHGDAAPVSTY
- a CDS encoding phosphatase PAP2 family protein, which codes for MWCAYLLALAVTIYTLGLPTDRIYQATWIVAGLVAFTIDRPWQDHVRVVRDWLPLIAALVVYDLSRGVAHELGMPVRAEELVTVESWLFGGAIPTVWLQDTLLPPTGELPWWTLLTGIVYTSHFIVPWVVAAVFYVYSRDLWSEYMRRVLLLSYLGLVTYILLPSVPPWLAAEEDVISGSVGRVAGFGFGVVPTDVSTRWLEAQSNPVAALPSLHAAFALLVAVALWPFAKNVWSRTLLVVYPLAMAFVLVYGGEHYVVDVLAGWAYVGLAILLARAWESRTTAWPGRAVTAGRPLRRW
- a CDS encoding alpha/beta fold hydrolase, which codes for MTRHPSTVADWSNDRRKARLHATRLGHQWQKFGRTRRFLAAVALGTVPLLLAGGQYWVHDVQPERERLALTQPQIHEVYDAQSPADHDTAVVDLVGLGNKDATDTARTLSSYDRIGRVWAVQYDNGGIDTRVISELIATHAADEGIDNIVLSGHSMGGVVALEVAQHIYEDTDANLIGVVLDCTPVDLHAVRAGSRDSGEDMLRWIGWLPGARESRTMRLLVETAARQSRFLDTKSDWYPHVDVDEFRDVVDEVLTEKVLSEDVASNGLIESQFKTIVASGAIDNLKSLAVETEDKPRPGIVFVRPRAGWKDAVVDVDYTQKILVEQSGGTDGTLLVAKLDGTGHANPNQQPVAYNEAIVGRILPFLQPILDEVSVTSDVAGGRR
- a CDS encoding oxidoreductase, whose amino-acid sequence is MTALDNRHFGFGDIPDQWGRTVLVTGANNGLGLHAATALAGAGATVLLACRNPQTGAAALTRIRKAGSDAEHHLIPLDLTDLASVRDAAQHACGVAPRIDVLINNAGLMAVPFGRTADGFELQIGTNHFGHFALTGQLLPALLGAPAPRVVTLASIAHRRGRIVLDDLNFDRRKYTRMGAYNQSKLANLLFSGELARRSAAAGLPLLSVATHPGIAATNLFDSMAPPIPGALAVTHLGLRMVGNDEKDGALGQLYAATMPDVRTDDYLGPNELFGVRGPVARSPRTGGARNTKLAAALWEKSVELTGVEYTQLVRA
- a CDS encoding PDR/VanB family oxidoreductase, which encodes MTPTYPAPTSVPGDLWGKRQRDPLLRAVAGVTTAYMRSLRFLYRTDLTPPVSDGSRRMLVCERRVVAHDENVVSLTLAAPNGGELDRWRPGAHLDLELPSGRRRQYSLCGDPADSRAYTIAVRRLPDGGGGSLEVHDTLHPGASVKVRGPYNAFPLALPGHGSTADGLHFVAGGIGITPILPMVRLAHRLDLDWSMAYTGRNRESLPFLDQLAEFGDRVSVRTDDDGGIPTAAELLGAVTDTSAVYCCGPIPMIEAIDDALPPGAEFHYERFSPPPIVDGRPFEAELARTGEVVVVPADRTALDAISDVRPGLAFSCRQGFCGTCAVRVEHEGRTSGQMLLCVERTQGERVVLDI
- a CDS encoding TetR/AcrR family transcriptional regulator, producing the protein MAETDTPRSWDRRARAREEFIDAAYRVIDTHGPRPSMNDIAKEAGATKPRLYRHFADKADLYKAIADRTTHDVYKLVAPKFNFLLTTPHEALNHAITGYAEVVAEHPNVFRFLADGELKQDGAGSALSLDVERDLTDRLAGVASTIFESVSAEVSDVRFTARAAVGIMVSTTDLWLESSKGSAKPDTEYFVGQVAPLVWGVLDAFLRRNGIELDPTEPLYLALARINAP
- a CDS encoding TIGR04282 family arsenosugar biosynthesis glycosyltransferase produces the protein MSLDVAVLVVAKAPVPGFAKTRLARDVGDARAADLAAASLLDTLDAVTGARVAQRVVAMTGDLGRAVRGTDIASALDCFTVLPQRGENFAERLVNAHADTFDTFGLPILQIGMDTPQVTAGLLAESADLLTERKGRCVLGLAEDGGWWILGVPDAVATEAIGSVPTSGPDTGRLTREALLAAGAEVLSLPTLRDVDYATDVAPVAALCPESSRFRREYLSPTRG